The genome window TTATTTGACCATTTGGAAATTGCAAGTCCATAAACGACTGCAAAAATAAAGAGTAAGTTGCTAAGCAACAAAATACATTGAGTAATTAAGCTTCCAAATCCACAAAAGCAACAGTGAAGAAAAGCATCTGAGTTTAAATCGGCGGGCCCATACCCCACAAGTTCAAAATTGGAAAAAACAGATTACGCGGTTAcccaaaaaaaaactaaaattttctgCAAAAGAGAAATTTCCGTGCTCACTTATGTTACATGTTCTTGCTTGTGTTAAACTTAGCATGACCAACAACAGACAAGTTACTGAAGATTAATACTTCAACACCCCATCCTGAATAAAAATATCAGGGTTCCGAAGTTTACTCCAATCACCAAGTCTTTCACAAGCATGTGCTAAATGCAAAGCAGCATCAGAAATTTAGCACTGGGAAATCATCAAGGTTAAGAAATTATCTTGAGACTAACTGTTTTTCCCAGGCCTTCAAATATTTAAGACAGTTAAACATACCTAGGAGGGTACAGAGTTAATAATTAAATTCTTAGATCAAGTCGAAGATACTCCAGTAGAATATCTATTGAAGGAACTTACAGAAAAAAAAAGGGAATATTCATTGAAGGATCCACAAATGACTAATACTAATTGAAATGCTACAATTGCACTGTCGCATTTCTGAAGTCATTGATGAACTCCAATCTTCTTCGTTCTTTTCTAATGAGCATTCCTCATTTTGATGGCACAAGAGGTGCAAAAAGAAATGCTCAATTAGCGACTTGGGGATATTGGAGAAGTACGATCTCTCAGTAAACACTTAGAGAAGTGGCATTATTGGCTTTATAGGTGCTTTTTTATAGAGAACCATATACTGGTGCAGGTTCTCTACTTTGCATATACAACTTGTATACGAGGACTTTCCCACCTACCAATGAAGTTTATCAGAAAAGAAAGTACACTCAGGTCTGAAGAATGTGGAGTATGCCTTTTATTAGGCAAATGAAAATGCAATGCAATATTATTATGCTCTTCAAACAGCCGAAAATATGGGGGAAAGGATAGGAGAGCCAGGAGGAGAGATGCCTAAGCAGCAAGACTCGTGCACAATAAGCAAATCGATAAGTAAAAAGAGAAAACAGTCAACTGCACCTTATAACCTTTAACAGAGCCCTTAAACATATATAACAAGAATAAACAAGAGTAATAGCTCTCAGAACCCAAACATATTCACAATAGAGTCATGGGTCGCAACCCTGTGAACAACACGCAGAAAACATAAGTGCGCCTCAATGATCATCCTGTGAACGCCATGTGTACTACAATAAGGTAGATTCCAAGGGATACACATTAGGAAAAGTGGACAAAAAGCACCCTGACTAAGATTACACCAAAGCTTCAGCCCCTGGTTAAGAACTGCACAAGCTTTCCAGTTTCCAAACCTCTCTGTGCCTCATGGAAGGAAAAGCCGAAAAGGAAGGATAAGAGAGAGCAAAGATAGTGGATTTCTGATTTGTATTGGTTTGATTTCATCTTAAGACCACATCTCAGTTGACACAATTAAAGACATTGACACAATTAAAGACCTAATAAAGCATGGCCGCCAGAGGAACATTACCTGCTATGACTGCAGCTAGCATACAGttaaagaaaagtaaaattcTCTAATACAGATtcctcaaaaaaaaaatattccctAATAAAGAAAAAGCTATGTGGAAACATGGTAGACAAACTTAGAAGAAAGGTAAAACAGCAGCAAATTCAACCAAATTAGCAGAAATACCAGTAGTTTACATGAATATAAAGTTCCACTTACACAGGCCAAAGGATTAAGACAGATCATTGACATAAGCAGCCACCTTCGATGCTTTGACCACACAGCTGGACAAAGAGAATGCATCCCACGCTGTCCATTGATCAATAGAGACATTAAGTATATTAACGTAATTACTGTGCACacaaaaaaaagttaaaatgagTCTAGTTCAGGGGAGGAAGAAATCATTATAtttaataagagactagaatcaTCCTGAGAATTGACCTCTACAACATCAACACTACAGACAATCTAAAATCTTACTGTTAATGTCTGCATCACCAGTATGTGAAATTTCTAAGTGGAATAGACTATAAAGACATTACCCATCCCAACTCCAAATACGCCTTCATTTTCACGCTGCAACACTAACTAATTTTAAGTTTTCTCTTCAATGCGAAAGGAGCAGTAGTGGCAAAACAGTAACCAAATATAAAAGTACTTCACAGGATGCTTCCAGTTGAATCTGAATTTCAAATAAATGATCAATTCATTTACAACCATGCGGTTATTAGAGATGCTATATTCATATTGCTACCCTACTGCTTCCCAGCCAATCAATTGAGACATCGGATTCAACAATTACACGCAACACAAGCTACACTATCATGAATAACTAATTTGTGTCTGTATAGCAAAACAAGCTACAAAACAACCAGTATGATCACCCGCTTTCCCTCAGGTTCCCAAAAGTATTGAAAGACTTCTAATGCAAACAATCTTCAAAAGTTGCAGTTTGCATACCTTCCTATCATAGCCATACCAAAGAAGGTGTTGCTTAGACAAGTGAACTGGCAGAAGTAATGTCGAATCACGGACAAAAAGTACTGGTCCAAGCTGGACAAGGAACAGGGAAGAATTTTCATTTCCTGATGTGGAACTGCCCTGTGATGCCTCAACTCTCCATAAATCTCCTCTGGCAACCACAGAACTTTCTACATTTCTGGTCCTACTTTCATATGTTGATGAAACATTGATCGTACCCTGCACTTGGAGATCAAGGTAGTAAGATCTCAAAACTCATAATAGAGGAACATAAATCACAACATCTTTCCCATCACATGTGAACCTACAAAAGTTTAGAGCAAGTATCCTCCACAACTGGCCTCAAAGCCCCAATCTTATAAAAGGGGAAGGAATGGCTAAAAAGGAGGGTATACATGAAATGCTACTTATTTAAGAAAAGGAATTTAGTGATTTAATAAACTAGTAACTAAAATTGGATAAGAAACTTAAGACTGCATTTTTTCATCtcaatcaaaattttaaattggTTTTTAAACTCAAGTGCTTCTTAGTTCTTACCTCAACTATTTCACTTAATTATAGTATTTCAATTAGCTTGTTCACATAATTGTTTTTTTTTACTATAGTTATTTTTTCCATCATTACATATATAacctttatttttttcttcattgTGCCTTCCATTACTGAGCCCATTCTTTAATTACGCTTTGAGCTTATCCTACCAGATCGACAATACTGAACATTTTCTTGGGAGGGGAGTGTGTAAATGAATGATTATTATTATAAGAAAAGCACTCAAAATTATATTCCTAAAAACCAAGCCATATGAGTAACGGCAAGTGACAATAAATCTTTTTAGACTTACAAGACTCATATGGAAGGTAGTGTTTCAGAAGATTGAAGTATGAGTTTTTCTTCTTGGAATATAAAAGCAGTATAATGTgaaaatatacaacaacaacaacccagtataatcccactagtggggtctggggagggtagtgtgtacgcaaaccttatccctaccctcgggtagagaggctgtttccgatagaccctcggctccctccctccaagaactccccacctcgctcttggggtgactcgaactcacaacctattggttggaagtggagagtgctcaccactagagcaacccactcttctCTATAatgtgaaaatataaaaatattaaataaaaaccTAAGCCGCCAACCTTTAGTTGATGATGAAGGAAACATCTCCAACCAATACATTTTAAAAAATAAGCAATACACAAGAAATGACACTTTTGCTTGCCCAACTATGGAATGTTTTGTATTTTATACCTCATTATCTAGTTCTCACATTTTGTGTCCGACGACTTGTAGACATTTATAAATTTTGTTCAATAAAACTTTTGGCTATATGTGGATAACACATGAGTCATTGGCCACATGCGACAAACTTCCAGCCGTGAGCCGCAAGCAAACCAATAAACATGTAAAAGAGTAATAGAGGCCACAAACGCAAATTAGCAGAGATTATAGTTCACTAGTTCATAAGCTCTAGTTCCACATTCTTACATATATCTCCACATGACTTATGCAAGTATAGTTATGCAGAAAAGAACACTTACAATAGAACATTGTATAAATAATGCTAAGTTTTATggagaaagaaaaaatgaaaccAAACATTCTATATACAATGTTGAACTTTTATCTGGATTCTAGGGATTATTTTTTCCACTTAACTCCCAACCAAACATCACCTAAGGTTTTAAATTTCGTTTTATCTGTTATATATAACCTCTCGATGATtgttttaaaatcattttagcaTTTATTTAAACTATTTTTGTCCCTTTAAATTGTTTCTTGATTTACAAGGATTCCTTGTTTGGTTAGGACTAGAGCTCcttaatcctttttttttttcaaatggaATTGGAAACATCAGTATGTAACTATCCACCTGTTATTCTCCATAATATTTTGCCGTTGGTTTCATGTTCTTTTTACAGAACTTTCAGGGTTTGCTCTTAGCTCCTTTCATAGGATTTTCCGCGGTTTTCCTCGGAGAAACTAGGAAAACATAAAACCCCTTCTATAGGTCTCGTGCCTTATCATATTCACTATTAGCACTTAACCTATATGTTAAAAGAGGACCACCTCACTAACATTTCGGAAAATTGAAAGCCTAATTATGCGTAAGACACCTTACATTTCCTAATGCTTGTATTCAAAGTACAAAAATCCTGAGATCTTCATTTTCCCACACCATTATAGCTTAAGCATCTTCAAAGTGCAAAACCTATGTTACATTTACTAGCTTTTACCAATGAACAAACATATGGaaacttatatttttaaataCTGCAGCAAAAGTAGCTTCTAAGTGCAAAAGTCTTTGTTAGGTTCTTGCATCAACCAAATGTTTATAATTGCAAAGCAAGAAATTCATATACGTGACTTGACACGAACATAAACCTTTTGTGTTTCACTAAAATTTACCTGTGATCTGCCAAAATTTTTGAATGCCTTCAAATTAACACCAAAAAACTCTTCTTCGCCTGGCCTATCATCAGCTGAATCCTTTTCAGCATTCCCATATCCCCTAAATCTTTCGGCCAACGACCCCAAATCCTCCTGCAATGTAATACCCAGATCAGCTCTATGGCTATCCGTCCCCGCCATCATAGATACCCCTAATTTCTCGTCTTGCCGAAAAGGCACTGGCAACTTCCTGACAAACTGCTGAACCATTCCATTCAAGCAAGCCCCGAAGTCTGCTCCAGCTTGTCCTATTCTGTTCCCAATATCAAAAATTGATGAAACCCCTGTAATCGCTGAATTATCAACACCGATCCCAAAATCCCTTGGAATGAAATTCTGACTTGGCAACTCGACATCAAAAAGTTTGGTAGCCTGCCCTAATCTGTTCCCAATATCAAAAATCGCGGAAACCCCTGAAATTGCAGTGTTATCCACAGCTATCCCAAAATCCCTCGGAATGAAACTTTGACTAATCAACTCTACATCAAAAAGCTTGGAACTTTGTGGATCAGGCCACGAAAACGATGGAGGACTAATATGCGACTGAATCAAACCAGTGACTCCTTGCGCAAGCTTATCAGCTAAGTCTTGCCCATGTCTTTGCACCTCTTCCCATGCTTCAAATGATCTCTCCACAGACATCATTTCCAAAACTTCACCAAAATAAATTTTCTTCTGGATATTCAAATTAGCCCTTAAAATTTCACTCTATAAGAAAGCGGTATATCAAACGGTAGTACAACTGTAACAAGCATCTAGAACAACTTAAACAATCACGTTGTTCGCCTGACCTAGATTACTCATCAAATTCATAAGTAGTAATTTAGATTCCATAAGTAACAGTATATCTCAGGTTTTACCAACTATCAATAGAAGATTCCAGAAAGTTACCAGGAACAGCGACGCTTCTAGAACTCAGCTTTAGCTCATGAGCTCAAATTGAACCGTTTTCAACCGCGGAGATGCTCCCAAATAGTAAAATTTGCAAATTAGGACCCACAAATGACTAAAACTTGCGGATTCGTAATTTGAGATTAAAGATAAGGGGACGGAATAGAAGTTGTTAGGGTTTGACGGAGATAATTGAAAAACGTAAAGATGACAAGTATGAGCTCATCAAAGACGTGTGAAAACTTGATACTATTCTTTTAGCTTTGAAGAGTGTAAAATTTAAAAGGCCGTGGCCAGTGGGAAGATATGTTTTGGGGTTTTGGTAGCTAATAGGGTGCGTAGTGCGCACACCCTTCACTGTTTAATGCCACGTCGGTGGCGATAATGCCTTGTGGTTCTGAAAGAAATATCCTTTCGAGGTGGGCCTTATGGGCCCCAAATGTCGTCATCCGGCCTTCCTACAGTTTTCTATTGGGCCGTAGTCAAAAACCGGGAAAGTGCACAGTTAGCCACTAATAAGACATGTATTTACTTTTAAGCCATTGTTTAAAATGTCTTTAGACTTTAGCCACTACTTTAATAAACTTTACCCGtccggacgaaaatacccttctGTTCAtaaagttcaggaccaagtgtccttaacttatgagcttgttactgtaagttcaggactagctgtccttaatttatgagcttgtaagtctaagttaaGCTTAGGACTatttgtccttaacttttgaacttttaactctaagttcaggactacatgtccttaacttttaaaCTTGAAACTcgaagttcaggactacctgtccttaatttctgtgctcgtaactctaagttaaggactacttgtccttaatttctgtgcttgtaactctaagttaaggaccaagtgtccttaatttttgaacttccaactctaagttcaggaccaaatgtccttaacttatgagcttgttactgtaagttcaggactagttgtccttaatttatgagcttgtaagtctaagttaaggactacttGTCCTTagtttttgaacttgtaactctaagtttaggactacatgtccttaacttttgaacttgtaactctaagttcaggactacatgtccttaacttttgaacttggaactcGAAGTTCAGGACTAGCTATCCTTAATttttgtgcttgtaactctaagttaaggactgcCTGTTCTTAATTTCTGTgtttgtaactctaagttaaggaccaagtatccttaatttttgaacttccaactctaagttcaAGACCAACTGTCCTTGACACATCTAACTCCGCAATCTGAATTTGTACCTCCAAATTCTAATGATATAAGTTTCTCTATTGGTATAATTCTCTATTGGTATACCTGTTTGACTAAGGTAAAACGGCAACCAGTACAAAAATGTGTATGCTACCAACTTTGAGAAGAAAAGACACAGTGCAAATGGAATCACTCCTGGTATTAGAAAAGCATCAAGAAGACCAACACTTCTCCTATTTCCTGAACCATGCCGACGGACATTATCATGTGCATTTTCAACCTCTCTGTCCTTAATCGAGAGAGAAGCGAGGGTTTGGGAAGAAAAGAAATGGAAAAAAGGATAAAAATatcttttcatattaattttaatagagtagtggctatttttgttCAACATTAGAATTGTtggataaaaaataaataccacCTTAAATAGTGGCTACCCCACGCCATTTTTAGTCAAAAACCGTGGATTGCTAACAACGCAGGCTTTGTTATGCTTTTTTCTGGAAGGGATTTTTTCTTTCGCTTTTTTCACTTTTAAGCCGCACCACAAACTATTTAGATTTGGTAGcaaaaaaagtatataaaatttatataatttttgtatatatatatatatatatatatatatatatatatatataatttatatttgtcggctattattttgagagcggctatacagtgtcaacattatcctaattttgtatattatccGCCCGAAATAAGGTTtgcttacaatttatatacaatctaTTATCAGTGTCTTGAATAGGGGATTCAGTTACAACTTTTTTTTTCCCTCTCCTCTCCTCTTTCCCTATTTTCCGCCGTCTCTCTCCATGTATAATTCATTATTAGTATCTTAAATTAAAAGATTTAGTTAGACACTTAAGAATTTGGCATTTCAATTGATCATATCTTGTTCTAAGGTATTTAATCATCTTGGATTATCACTCTTAATATAAATTAGACGTTTAGCTTCAAAGTTTGGATTTTTATTGCATAAAACTTACTGATTATCATATTATCTTGATGGTTTTTGTCAATAGTGCAAACTGCAAAGGGACTGAAGTTTTGCGGGGGGCTAAATAAATTAAATGGTTCTTGCTAAATAGACCGCAAACAttacttagggtgtgtttggtacaaaggactagaaaatatttttatggaaaatgagtggttttattacttatttttccttgtttggttggtgagtgaaaaatatttttcgaaaaatattttctagtgtttagttagatagtagaaaatatttttttagaaaaatatttttttatgctactctccgcATCCCCTTCCTCCAAGTCCACATGTTTCCTTGCTCCccctgtgatgacccgataggtaatttatagttttacccttcatATCTGTGTTCCGAAACCTCGAATAGCTCTGTTTAGCCTtcttcaatttgcgtgcgcaatccCTGTCTCTTTCCGgaaaaatttatatgaaaatgtgaaatcgtgctttaaaattcatttgagttgactacgatcaACGTTTTgtataaacggacccggatcagtattttaacggtcccgatgggtccgtattgtgatttgggagtTGGAcgtatgtaaggccccgtgaaattttTCCCAAAAGAAATAGGGTTCCGTGATGCtggggtaggcgtagaggttaataatagtagaaattcttcgcggcgagttggattgaacagtgtgctggggagttgaaggaaaatattttgcagggttgggcatttctgcagcccattatgcggccacagaatgGACGCAGAGTGAAGCAACtgtttgggccattttttatgtcaatttcgcggcgagttatgcgaccgcacaaccatTTTACGGGCCACACTTTTATCGCACAATCAGCCTTGGAGTTTTtatggagggaggttctgcggcgcatcatgcgaccgcagaataggtatgcgggccgcatattgaccgcagacccaggcagttttttttcagtttttggcaccaaattgtgcggccgatatgcggaccgcatatccattctgcggttgCATAGCAGATCCTGTCCCGGGGCTTCATTTTTAGGGTTTCTAAACCCgatcctatttcgttaaaacatatgtcatagtccatttttgagctaaaacctgacattttgagagagagagagagagagagagagagagagagagagagagagagagagagagagagagagagagagagagagattcttagagtgggagagtgatcttcaacaaattatccataaattcttgctcaaatctttgaagattaacaaggaaaactcactaggtcttcatcctagaggtaagattctacaccctagtcCTTAATTTCAAAATTTACATAAGAATGGGTAATTAACAAGATAATTCTTGAGTAtaggagttgtttattttgcatgcatgtgttatcaagggtgtaggaagattgtgagaTAAAAATAGTAAAgagtgggttgtgggatgattgaatcctccataaaaagaccttgaaatcttaatgcacacctagtgtttgataaaatgctcaaacgagCTAGAAccgtgatcatcttcctaattttggttcaatttgttatatttctaaaatagattgaagttactaaaaattccggatcattttagagtttaaggaagctcaattgatgtatgttggctaaacttttctttaagaattggaaccccaatatccttataagttccaagatatttattacaagttgagtattctgaataagttttgtgacaaagatatatatttaatttgcgtttcaaatgctctcatgatattgtattataaattgaagatttgttccacactatggattgtgtatctacgtgttatgatttcaagtcgtgatttatgtggaaaactattatgccaaattatgtagagaatgtgattggggttacacctccacctgtatatattggggtgaggcggcaaggccgctttgtgtatgattttggtattattattgcaccactacccacatatatatattggggtgaggcggcatggccactTTGTATAGGTAttagtatcgttgatgcatttccacccgcatatattggggtgaggcggcgcgACCTCTTGTGTAAAAATGGGTATTgtatttacacctccacccgcatacattggagtAAGGCGGCACGatcgctttgtgtgaaaatggttacataggatctcatcttgaattctataaatgttaatgacagctcttgataagcttgatTTGGGCTAACCGGCTAcctatgctattctattgtcaccctggttcatcatgttcatattgtattttcgaGTTCTTAAATTAGTgattggttttcatactagtattattcgatatgtactaacgtcccttttgccaggggcgctgcatctttaatggatgcaggtgattccataacggaggatattgaccagtgatagcagtgctcattcttcccagctgacttggtgagccctatcTCATTCTGGGGTTGTGCATCTCTTGTTTCGTATGAGTtatcatgttttgaggtatagccggagccttgttgccgacaatatcattgtactctttggtatttttagaggctccgtagactaagtgtgggttgcatatgggtgttgggaatgttaaataaGTTGTGTTATGATCAAATCACtagttccactttgaaccatgaaggtgtGTGTGTATTTTTTTTGAGAATTATTAAATAAGGTAACTAATGAAATGGTTTAGTATTGTGTACATGATttccctactgtctaattaacgaaaatatgtattatccttattcatgcatgaatttgggtagaaggaaatctaataggcttgctcatccgggttcactcggttgatcgtcggtcgcgctccctgagtttggagCGTGACAacatatgtccggaatcgaattcgaaagtccctaacttgatctaatataatttgttgaaaactaataatttaaaggtttaaagaattcataaatttgaccgtaaattgactttgttgctaccggatTCGAATTTCggttccggaacttggtataggttcatttcagtttttatgacttgtctacaaaGTTTGGtgtaaaacggagttgatttggcatgattcggacgtttagttgtaaaatggaaagttcttaagtttctttgaaaatttcattcattttggtgtccgattcatagttctaggtgttattttagtaatttgatcatgcgagcgagttcgtatgatattatcacacttgtgtgcatgtttgatttggagccataggggatcgggtgagttccggataggctacggatcgatatttggactttggaaatagctggtgcatcttttgtttctGTGATCTGCATATCTCGTAATTGAGAGGTTTGGCTCGCAAATGCAAGCCTCGCTTTTGTGAACAATGAtttgcatttgcgagcatgggctgggTTGGGTACACTTCGAATTTGCGAGAAGTTCTTCGCATTTGTGGACTCtacatcttcgcaattgcgaaggttatggtcgcaattgcgaccactgGCTACTGGATACTGCTTCGCTTTTACGAAGTGTTGGTCGCATATGCGAGGGAcctaagttcgcatttgcgaccaaaagtgtcgcatttgcgacgacTGGCTTTCTGagaagggttcgcatttgcgacctcttcttcgcaattgcgacatccgcaagtgggtaaaagaggaaaaaacgggacttagctcatttctcacattttctcaaccctaaacaccctagaggcgatttttctaAGAGACTTTCTTCCTAAATGTATTGGTAAGTGACGttaatctatttcttttcaattacctattacatttcataagatttcaacatcaaatctatgattttcatggtagaaattagggatttgggtagaattagggatttttgtaaatttgggatttagacctcaaattgaggtcggatttcgaaactaattatataaccTGGCTCGTGTGAATGGGTAattagattttggtccgaatctcgagtttGACCAAGCctgcctggggttgactttttggaaaagtgtaaagatcttaagtttatgtattgtaattgatttccctagcatgttttattgatattaagtcgattttgggtAGATTTGGTTGGCTCGGAGGCAGATTTTAaaggaaaggccccggttgagctttgatttaattgcggagcgagataagtgttgggtctaaccttaaTTTGAGGGAATCAgtaacccttgagctatgtgctatgtaaGTTACATGTGTAGCGATGTAtatgcgagatgacgagtgtatatacgccgtcaaaataatTGTTTTCATGCTTtcccatatttcattaattatctcattccatgccttaactgttacatgtcttAGTTCCTTTCTATGCCTTAACATGTTACTTGTCATCTAGTACTCTTGTATTGAAATGTTTGTTTCTTCCATGgttccatgattaattgctacttgccttactTGTCTTATTTGTACACTTTAATTGTTATATCTTTGGCTTGCCTTGTTACTTTGTGTTAATTATAGCATCTCTTGATTTGGTACGAGGTTCCTTTATGGCgttgctttcatattctttaatcgtagagattTTTATGATTTGAGTTATTGAGttgattacatttattgattttgtttatggatcaggttgcacgccgcaacgggtaaaataagggaggattgatattgatatggtgggatcgggttgcacgccgcaacggattttatatgtgatttgatatggtgaaataagggaggattatgatattgattctgattatatggtgggatcaggcTGCGCGCCGTAATGGATTTTACgtgttattcttgatattgatatggtgaaataagggaggattgtgtttgtacggtgagatcaggttgcgcgctgcaacggaTTGTGTCTTTTGTATTCATCATTGTTGTATTTTGTTAGCTTTCTGTGCTTTCATACGATATTCTGAGTACTGGTGTTTCTGGTTTTACCGATTTCGCGGATTGAATTTATTTTCATAACTTAACTGCCTTACTTTCATGTGTtcctttcctgttattattattatactgggtacatgttattataagtgacccgccttagcctcgttactatttcgttgaggttaggctcgacacttacatagTGCATgtgatcagttgtactcatactacactctgcacttcttgtgatgattttggagtcggtcctagcggcggtcagtagattaCTCGGATTGATTGCCGGTTcgaagacttgaggtacagctgcacgacgttcgcaactctgaagtccccttctaccttattCTAGCTGTTATTCCATTTCAGACAATTGTACTttcattcagactattatttgtattattctagcgctcgtgcacttgtgacaccagttctgggattgtatttagatatcgcgGTTGTATGATTTTCTCACTCTATATCAATTTATTTAGTTCttgattattatttaatttgtatTGTTACAAAATGGCTAGAAATTTTGGCTTTCCTAGAAagcgaaa of Nicotiana tomentosiformis chromosome 7, ASM39032v3, whole genome shotgun sequence contains these proteins:
- the LOC104086895 gene encoding uncharacterized protein, coding for MMSVERSFEAWEEVQRHGQDLADKLAQGVTGLIQSHISPPSFSWPDPQSSKLFDVELISQSFIPRDFGIAVDNTAISGVSAIFDIGNRLGQATKLFDVELPSQNFIPRDFGIGVDNSAITGVSSIFDIGNRIGQAGADFGACLNGMVQQFVRKLPVPFRQDEKLGVSMMAGTDSHRADLGITLQEDLGSLAERFRGYGNAEKDSADDRPGEEEFFGVNLKAFKNFGRSQGTINVSSTYESRTRNVESSVVARGDLWRVEASQGSSTSGNENSSLFLVQLGPVLFVRDSTLLLPVHLSKQHLLWYGYDRKRGMHSLCPAVWSKHRRWLLMSMICLNPLACSFMDLQFPNGQITYVAGEGVSTSAFLPLCGGLLQAQGQYPGELKFSFSCKNEYGTCIMPMMHLPDKSFSFGVTQALAWKRSGLMYRPTIQLSVCPTFGGSSPGLQAEITHSLKEELSVICGCTVARHSSAYASLALGRSKWNGNVGSSGLVFKVETPLGNTGRSSFSVQLNSGIEF